The sequence below is a genomic window from Haloferax mediterranei ATCC 33500.
CCCGGCGTCGACGTCGTCGGAGATATCACCGACCCGCAGACGCTCGCAGCGGCGAACGTCACGGAGGCCCGCGGCGTGCTCCTCGCGCTCAGCAGCGACACGACCGCGGTGTTCGCCACGCTCGTCTCCGAGCATATCTCGGAGGAGACGGAAGTCATCGCGAGGGCGAATGAGACCGGGAGCATCGCGAAACTCTACCGTGCGGGGGCCGACTACGTCCTCGCGCTTTCGACCGTCGCGGGCCGGATGCTCGCCTCGACGGTCCTCGACGAGGAAGTCATCGCGCCGCAATCGCAGATCGAAATCGTCCGGACCCACGCACCGAATCTCGTTGGTCAGTCGCTTGTCGAGGCTGATGTGCGCGCCCGAACCAACTGTACTGTCATCGCCGTGGAGCGAGACGGCACACTCGTGACCGAAATCAGCCCTGACTTCCGCGTCGAGGAACAGGACGACCTCATCGTCGCCGGCGTCGACGAGGATATCTACCAGTTCAACGAACAGTTCGGGTGACGTGCGTACGCCGTCGGTGGGAGCGGCTTATGCTTATTATCGAGAGATACTATCGGTGGCGACGCTCACCGGGAACAGTACGTACGGCGACAACACGGATGCCACCAGTCTAGAAGCCAGACACGTCCAATTCGTTCGGGGGCAGCGGTCCGAACAACCCATGGCAGTGGACGCTCGCAGCCATCCCCCGTCAGGACGCGCCGGCACCAGTGGGTCTCGGAGCAGTCATATAAAAAGAATCGGTCGCGGCCTTGTCTGCGAACTGCTACGCGTCGATTACGCGCCGACTTCTGCGCCGACGTACAGGACGACGACGAGGAAGATCCAGACCGCGTCCACGAAGTGCCAGTACATGGAGGCCGTGCTCACGGAGACGTGGCGCTCGGCGGAGTACTGACCGCGAAGTGCGCGGACGAAGACGATACCGAGGAGGGCCGCACCGAGGGACACGTGGAGTCCGTGAAGCCCGGTGAGACCGTAGAACGCCGACCCGAAGATGCCCGTGGTGATTGTGAAGTCCGTGTGGACGATGAACTCGTAGTACTCGTACACCTGTCCCCCGATGAAGATGACACCGAGAAGCAGGGTGACGGCGAGACCGAGGATGAAGTTCCGGCGGTTCTCGTTACGGATAGCCACGTGCGCCCAGTGGAGCGTGAAACTGGACGCAATCAGCAGTGCTGTGTTGGCGATCACCAGCGACCCGGTTAGATGTGGAAGTTCTTGTGGTGGCCATGTGCCTGCGCGGATGAAGAAGTAGTACGTGAACAGGGCACCGAACGTCGCGAGTTCGGACCCGAGGAACGCAATCATTCCCCATCGAAGCTTCGACGCGCTCTTCTGGCTTGCATCGCGCGACCAGAAGTGGCTCACGAAGGCGTGGTACAACCAGCCGTAGATACCGGCCAGGAAGAGGAATATGCTGCCGATGAATACGGCGGGTCCGAGCATCTGCCCGACGATTCCGTCCTGTCCCATGACGTACAGACCGGCACCGGTGTAGATGCCTGCGCCCCCGACGGCGGTGACGAACGGCCACCAGCTCGCCTCGCCGAAGCCGCGCGGCCAGTCCTGAACCGCCGGCAGGTGGTGGCCGTGGTCGTCGTGTGCTTCTTCGGTACTCATAGGCCCCCGTTATAGTCGGGTTACTAAAAATCCTCCCAAACTGCGCCCGTCGTGCGACGACAGGGGTGGGACGACCCGTCAAGTAGCGGGGTGCCGAACCGTCAGTAACAGGGAGCCGAACTGCCAGTAACAGGGAGCCGAACCGCCGGTAACCAGTCGAAAGCGAATCGATGTACGCGATGGAAAAAGCGATTCCTGGCGGGTCGAACAGACGGTCTTCGATAGCCTTCAGTCGGCGTTGGTCGCCGCGCGATGGAACGGCTGCCGGGAGATGACCTCCCGCATCTCCGCGAGCGAGTCGGACCCAGCATCGTTCATCGCGGTGACGACAGCGAACACCTCTTGGCGCGATACCTTGACGCCCTCGCCCGTCACCGCGTGTTCGGGGTTGGCAACGAGTTCGCGGAGGGTTCCGACCGCGAGGAGGAACGGAATCGCCCACGCGGCGAGCGTGTTACCCTCGCGGAGGGGAACCGTCTCCAGATACGTCTGTGCGTCGTCGAGGAACGACTTGGCGTGGGTTGCGGTTCGCTGCACAACCGATGCCGTCTGGTCGTTGTGTTCTGGATTGATGACTTCCTCTTGTGGGACGCCAACGTCTTCGAGCCATTCTGCGGGAAGGTAGACGTTGTTTTCCGATGTGTAATCGTCGTGTACGTCCTTTGCGATGTTCACGAGTTGGAGGAGCAGTCCGAACTCCTCGGCGGTGTCGTAGAGGAGCGAGCGTCGCTCGCTGTCGACGTTCCCCCGCGTCACGAGGTTCGTGATGAGGTTGCCGACGGTCCCGGCAGCGTAGTAGCAGTACTCTTCGAGTTCTTCACGTGACTGGATGCGAAGACCGCCCGTCTTCGAGTAGCGTTCGACGAACATCGCCATTCCCGAAACCAGTTCCCGAACCGGCGGCGTAACCGCCTCGCGGACATCGGTCGGGAGGGCTTCGAACGTCCGGAAGACGCGGGTGGTGTTGGCGACGACCATCCAGTCGTCGGACTGTTCGTCCTCTGGAGGGAGATGCGGCTGCACCGCAGTAACGAATTCCTCGACGTTGGTGTCGTCGTCGGGGTCGAGTGCGCAGTCGTAGAGTCGGAGGAGGCGGGCCTGCTCGTCGGAGGCGATAGATGACGAATCCTCGACGGTGTCGGCGATTCGACAGAGGAGATAGCCGATACAGATGTGAGATGCCATCGGTTCGTCGAGGACATCCACAGTGAGGGCGAAGGTGCGGGAGACCCCCTGAACTGCATCGTGACACCAATCGAGGTCGTCATCAGTTGCCGGTGGCCGGGCATCGGCGTGTCGAGACATTCGAGCGTACCGGTATTATGGAAGGGGGGATAAAAAGTCTCGTGGGGTACACCTCGAAACGCCGCAGGAGAAAATCATAAGCATAGTCAATGAAAGAACCAGGTATGGACTTTGCGCTCACTGCGGAGCAAAAACAAATCAAGGATATGGTTTCAGAGTTCGTCGACGAGGAGGTCAAGCCTCGTGCGGCGGAAATCGACGAAACCGACGAGTTCCCCGCGGACCTCGTCCGCGAGATGGGCGAACTCGGGTTGATGGGCATGCCGTTCCCCGAGAAGTACGGCGGTGCTGGACTCGACTATCACTCCTACGCCATCGGGCTCGAAGAGATTTCTCGCGGCTCCGGCGGTCTCGGAACCATCGTCGCGGCGCACACGAGCCTCGCGGGCAACATGCTCTACGAGTTCGGCAACGAAGACCAGAAACAGACGTACCTCACGCCAGTCAACGAAGGAACCGACATCGGCGCGTTCGCACTCTCCGAACCGGGCGCGGGCAGTGACGTTCCCGCGATGGAGACGACCGCGGTGAAAGACGGCGATGAGTACGTCGTCAACGGGGGCAAGCTCTGGATTTCGAACGGCTCCGTCGCTGACACCGTCATCGTCTTCGCCAAGACCGACCCCGACGCAGGGAACAAGGGTATCTCCTCGTTCGTCGTCCGGCCCGAGGAAGACGACGGATTCATCGTCGAAGGAACGGAGCACAAACTCGGCGACAAAGGCTGTCCGACCGCCGAACTCCGCTTCGACGACATGCGCATCCCTGCAGACCGCCTTCTCGGCGACGAGGGAGACGGGTTCGTGCAAGCGCTGAAGACGCTCAACGGTGGGCGAATCACCATCGCGGCGCGCTCCATCGGTATTGCACGCGCGGCCCTCGACGACGCCGTGAAGTACGCCGGCGAGCGCGAGCAGTTCGACCAGCCTATCGGCGACTTCCAGGCAATCAAGCACAAACTCGCCGACATGGACACGAAGGTGCAGGCGGCGAAGCTTCTCATGCACAAGGCCGCGGACCTGAAGATTCGCGACGAGACGTTCATCAAGGAGGCCGCACAGGCGAAACTCTACGCCAGCGAGATTAGCCGCGAAGTCGCCAACGAGGGCATCCAGATTCACGGCGGCTACGGCTACACCAAGGACTTCGCGGCCGAGCGCTACTACCGTGACGCAAAGCTCAACGAAATCTACGAGGGCACGAGCGAGATTCTCCGCAACACCATCGGGGACTGGTTACAGAAGTAAGCGTCGTCAGTCGAGGGGTCGGTCGCCCGCGTCGGTCGTCCGTCTCTCGTTATTTTCCACGCGTTCTGTGAGCCACGCGTAGTACGATTCGACCCGGCTTGCTCCTGCATCGGTGAGTCCGTACACGTCGTGTATCCCTTCGGTTCGCCGTTCGAGGTGGCCCGCATCCACGAGCGCGTCGAGCGTCGCGTAGAACGACTGTGGGTCGATACGGACGTCGTAGTAGCGCTCTAATCGCGTCTTTACCTTCTGTCCCCGGAGTTCACCCGCATCGTAGAGGATGGCGCAGAGGTCGCGCCGACGGCCGCTCTGAAACCACATACCTCCTGTTCCTCGAAGGAGGGACACGTCACTTTCGTTCTAAATCTGGGACTCGTACAATCGGTCCTCGATAGAACCGGTACATTAGACACACCCCGGTTCTTAGCGACGGCTATGAGTGAGCAGGAGGCGACTGCTGACGGCATCACCGCGCGGTACTACGTCACCGATTCCGAACGCGTCCTCGAATTCGACCGCGAGGGCCGAACCGCCGCCGTGGCACAGAACATCGACGGCTATGCGATGCTGAAAGTACGACCGACCGTCGACGGCGACGAGTTAGAACGCTACTACGGTTTCGACATGGCGCTCGACCACGCCGCAGAACTTCTCGATGTCTCGCCGCACGACCTCCCGATTCCGGAGGATGCGGCGGACATGGGGATGTAAGCCGACTCGAAACGCGTTTTAGACGGGTAACCGCGACTTAGCCCCAGTAGAATCGCGGCCCTAAGAACAGATAGCCGAGTGCCAAGAACAGCAGTCCAAACGCGAATCCCTCGCCGAGATTCCCTGAGAGGACGATAGCGAGTCCTTGCACGACGCCCATCACGAGCGCATCCTGTGCGTGGAGGTCAGGGTACGTCACATCAGAGAGCATCAGCGCAGCCATGACCGCCGAGAGAACAACGAGCAGCATCGGGTCGACGAACCCGACCAGAACGCCGGCGGAGAGGATGGTGGCCGCAAGCGTCGTCGGAACGCCGACCGTCTCGTCGCTCCCGCTGTCGTAGGCCGTGTAGAGTGCCAAGCGAATGACGGCCGCCGCTACAAACAGCGCCGCAACGGCGACACCGGCGACGACTCGAAGTCGGTCGAAGCCCCACATTTCGCGGACGACAGAGACGACAAGGAGCGCCGGGGCGACGCCGAACGAAGCCACGTCCGCGAGAGAGTCGAGATACGGACCTGCGTCGGTCCCGCCGTAGCGTCGGGCGATGACGCCGTCGAGACCGTCGGCCATCGCAGCGAGGAGAATCGCCTTGGCCGCGAGGCGAACATCAATTGCGGTCAGGACCGCAGCGACGAACCCGAGTGCCGCATTTCCGGCAGTAACCACGTCGGCGGGGCCTAACCGACCGACGAATCGGGGTTTCATACCGATGCGATTGCGTACCTGCCCTTTCGCTCTTACGTTCTTCCTGCCTCCCGCGGGTTCGGCGGACGAACCATGCGACATATATCGGTCGCGTCCCGAGGGGCGGGTATGCGAGACGATGGGTCCTCAGACGGTCGTCAGACGCGGCGTCGATTCCTTGCGGCGACCGGGACGGTGGTGACTGCGAGCCTTTCCGGCTGTTCGACCTCGCTGGCGTCCGGTGACGATTTCGACGTCGGAATGACCGCCACCGCGTTCGACCCGCCGACCGTGACCGTCGAAGTCGGTGACGAAGTCGTGTGGCGAAACACGAGTTCGCGCGGCCACACGGTCACCGCCTACGAGGGCACCCTCCCCGAGGGTGCCGAGTTCTTCGCCAGTGGCGGCTTCGAAGACGAAGAAACCGCCCGCAACGCGTACTCGAACTCCCTCGGTGGACTCATCAAAGGGCGCGAGACCTACAGCCACACCTTCGAGGTCGCCGGCGAGTACGAGTATCTCTGTATCCCGCACGAACAGCAGGGCATGGTCGGTACGATTGTCGTCGAGGAGTAGTCGAATCCGGCCACGTTCTTCGTTCGAACCGCCGTCTTGAGCTTCGTGCGTCGGTTCCGGCTTCGACGGGCCGAAGACAGCGCTGTTTGAGACGCGGTGTTGCCACTTGTAGGCTTGCAGTGACGTGAAAAAGTCGAAATCGAAAGTCGAAGTCAGACCGTCGGTGTGACGGGCTTACGCTTCGTCTTCGTCGACGTCGACTGCAACGTCTTCTTCGTCGACGCTGACGGCGGCTTCCTCTTCCGCCTCGATCTCTTCGGGGCGGGCTTCGAGGGAGAACTTCTTGACCTCGACGCGGCGCAGGGGGTAAATCTGCTTCGCATCGCCGTAGATGGCCGACGAGAGGCGGCCCTCGACGACGCTCTCGGTGAGCGAGTCGTAGGTGTGGCCGGTGATAGCCTCTTGGGTGAGGTCGATCATAATGCGGCGGATTTCGTGTTCTTGGCTGCGGTCTGCCTTCTTCGTGGTGAAGGCGACAGGCTGGAGCTGAACACGGTGGTCGTCCTTCGTCACGGCGGTGACGTTGGCTTCGACCTTCGAGGCACCGCGGCGGACGAGGCTGCGGAGGTAGTCTCGGGTCAGCTCCTGCTGGACAAACTCAGTGTAGGCGGAGTCGCCGCCGACGTCGTTCACCTTGAACGTGAGCTTGACGTTGTTCGCACCCTGGTCGTTGTTGAGTTCGCCAAGGGTGGATTCGACGGTGCGGCCGTAGACCTTCTCGGGTTCGTCGGCGAAGGTTGCGCCGAGTTCCTTACGGTCGAAATTCTCGGGAGCGATGACCGTGTACCATCGCTTTCCGCGCTTCTGCTTAGAGACGGATCGTTCACTCATGGTTAGTGTCTGTGTGCGTTCGTGTTGCTTCGATGACGGTCTGTGCGACCGTCACGTTGACGACGTAATCATCGACCGTGGAGTGAAGCCCCCCGGTCGAATCGCGTTCGATTGTCGTGACAAGTTCGTCCCCCTCGACTGTCGTGTGCATCGAGTCCGTGTTGTCCGGGGTGAGTGCCGCAGCGACGACGCTCGGGTCGTCGTGCGTGGTCCGCAGGGTCGCACGCCGAGTCATCGGCGTACCTCCCTGACGGCCGCGATGACATCTTTCGACTCCACTGCGGGGTCGAAGGTCATCGTCGCTTCCTCGGCTGAGCCGGTTGCAGACGCATCGTCAAGTTCGGTCGCGGCCGCGGCCAGTTGCTCGTCAAGTCCGGCTGGACCGGTCGAGACGAGCGCCGCAGCACCGACACCGACCGCAAGAACGGTTGGTTCTGGCGACCGGAAGTCGCGGGCGAGACGCGCGACGGTCGCGAGTCTCCCGGGCGACGACAGGTCACACGAGAGCGCATAGAGACTCTCATAGCGGCCGGTGGTCGCCTCTCGGAGTGTTGCGTGAGTCGATTGCGCGTGCTTGCGCCACGCGTCCAGCGCCGAGTCACGAACGTCGTGACCGAGCGCCAGTGCGATTGCGACACCGGGCGTCTCCCGAACGGTTGCATCGAGCACGTCGGCAAATCCGCCGACGGTCGCAAACAAGCCGTTCGGGGTCGCGTCCGGATGAAGGACGCGCTCAACCGTCGTTACCGCCCGCGGGGTTGCCTCGCCGGTCGTCGCCTCGATAGCGACGAGGGAGGCAACCCGCCGGTGCGCATCAGCGTCGAGCTCAGCCGGAAGCGCCAGTTCGGCAAGTGCCGCCTGTGCGCGTTCTCTGTCGGCCGAAAACGGTGTGTGGACGAGCGTCGAGTGCGCCAACCCATCGGCGAGGTCGCCCGTCGGGACGGCCACACCGGGTCGGGAGTCGACGCCCGCGTCGGTCGCCGCCTCAACGAGTTCGGTCTCGCCCTCCGGAGAGACACCGGCGGCGTGGAGACCGGCCAGTGTGACCACCGGGTCGGGGTCGACACCGAGTTCGCGGACGACGGAACCGGCGTCACGCGGGTCGAGTTCGAGGTCTGCATCGGCGTCCGACAACCCCACGACGGCCGCGACGTCGTCGTTCGCGGCGGTGTCTGGAGCGTCGGTCGCCCGAATACGGAAGGGGACGTCGAGTGTCCTGAGCGCCCGCCCGATGACACCTGCGGCGGCGACAGCGGCACCGCTGGTGTGCACGCGGAGACGAACGAATGTCGCCTCGCGGAGCGTCGCGGCGGCGTCGGCGGCGGGTGTCTGTTCGGCGGGGCTCACGGACATCTAATTACTTTTCGAGGAGTTCGACGGCGACGTCGTAGCTGTACGTGAAGTCTTCGTCGAGCTTGTTCCCTTGGTAGTAGGAAACAAGACGGCGAATCTTCGACTCCGTGTTCTGGAGCGCACGACGGTTGGACTTGTCCTGCTGGTTTTCTTCCATGTGCTCGCGGAGGCGAACGGCGCGCTCCATGAGGTTACGGAGGTCCTCGGGGAGGTCGGACGCGGCGTCGTTCTCTTCGAGGATGGTGGTGACCTTCTTGCCCGTGGCGAGTTTGACGTCCGGAATCGGAACGCCCTTGACGCCTTCGTCGCGCAGTGCAAGGCCAATCTGGCTGGGGTCGTTGCCCTGTTCAGCAAGTTCGACGACGCGCGCTTCGATGTCTGCTGCGTCGACGTCACTCCACTCCGGTGCTTCGTCTGCCACCGGCTTGTCCGAGCTGGACGAGCCACGGCGGCGGGTGTGCATTCGTGCCATTGTTGCGGGTTGGAACCGCACTGACCGCAGAAACGAGTACCCCGTAGTCGCATTGACGACTACTGGGGCACTACCGCAATCCCAAGCCCGCAAACGCGGGCACGTCAGATTTGCGGCCGTGCTAGATTCCCATCGACATCTGCACGCGCGCCGGGTTAAACCGTTTCGACTCGCGGCGCATGAGAATCGAAGGGCTTCTAAATGGGTGGCGGCTATCAGTGGGTGCGGGCTCGTAGATCAGGGGTAGATCACTCCCTTGGCATGGGAGAGGCCCCGGGTTCAAATCCCGGCGAGTCCACTCACTTCCTTTCGGTCGTTTCACTCCCTCTAGTCGTTCGTGGACTCGCCGACGTCACGTTCGCTCCGCTCACGTGACTCCCGGCGAGTCCACTATTCTCCGCGACACTACCCAACGAGCAGTGGCTCTGTCAAGAGCCCTGCGAGTCCATACTGTGTCGCGTGAAATCGTGCCTGTTCGAGACGGGATTTGAACCGCACGAGCGACCGTAGGGAGCGAGTCAAGTTCAAATCCCGTGAACTCCGTTCACGGCCCACGCAAACCTTCGTTTGCTCACTCCCGGCGAGTTCACTCACTTCCTTTCGGTCGTTTCACTCCCTTCAGTCGTTCGTGGACTCGCCGATGTCACGCTCGCGCTGCTCGCGTGACTCCCGGCGAGTCCGGCAAACGCCCTCGGTATCGGTGGGCGCGAAGCAAACTGGTTCTAATCCACCTCGTGAGTTTACGCCTCGTCTTCAGCGACGCCGATGTCCTTCGCCGCGAGGTCGGTCACGTGCTGGACGATTTCAGGATCGACCTGCGCGATATCGTCCCCGTCGTGTTGCTGGTCGTTGTGTCGCTGAACCGCCTCGGGAAGGTCGGAAAGCGGCACACGAGTCGTCGTATCGCACACGTCACACACCACTGGAACTTCGAGGGCGTTGTCCGTCATACCACCCAGTTCGGCGAGCGACTGAAAAATACGGTCGGTTCGCTCTTCGCGTCCAGCGTGCGATGCGCTTCACGCGATCACCCCACAGCCGTCAAACGATTCGAAGCCCTTATTTATTCGACCGGGAAATGATTGGATGCGTTTGAGGGCTCGTAGATCAGGGGTAGATCACTCCCTTGGCATGGGAGAGGCCCCGGGTTCAAATCCCGGCGAGTCCACTATTCTCCGCGACACCACCCGACGAGCAGTGGCTCCGGTAGGAGTCCTGCGAGGCCAACCGGTGTCGCGTGAAATCGTGCCTGTTCGAGACGGGATTTGAACCGCACGAGCGACCGTAGGGAGCGAGTCAAGTTCAAATCCCGTGAACTTCGTTCACGACCCTCGCAAACCTTCGGTTTGCTCAGTCCCGGCGAGTCCACTCACTTCCTTTCGGTCGTTTCACTCCCTCCAGTCGTTCGTGGACTCGCCGACGTCACGTTCGCTCCGCTCACGTGACTCCCGGCGAGTCCACTATTCTCCGCGACACCACCCGACGAGCAGTGACTCCGGTAGGAGTCCTGCGAGGCCAACCGGTGTCGCGCGAAATCATGCCTGTTCGAGACGGGATTTGAGCAGCGAGCAAATCTCTGATTTGCGAGTGGGTTCAAATCCCGTGAACCCCGTTCACGGCCTTCGCAAACCTTCGGTTTGCTCACATTCGGCAGCACACTTCTTCTCGGGTATGTTCCGCTGTATCTGCTGTTCGGGTGTGTGATTCACGGCTGTCCGGGCTAACGAGCCGGGAATTCGTTCAGTCGCCGATGGTGAGCCGGCCTTTCCCGCGGGCCGACGTAAAAAAACAGCGAGATAACGAGGGCGAGGCCGAACAGCACGGCGGCGAGAAGTGGCTCATTTGAGACGAAATACTGCAACACCCAGACCCCATCCTCGGGAAGCGATACAACCTGTGTGGCGGTGTTTCTGGTGTAGAGAAACGCCAGCCCGTAGCGGAACGCGAGAGTGACCACCAACGACGACACGATTTCCCGAGGGCTGTTGACCTTCATGGCGTCTCTCAATACACAGCAAGAGGATTCAGTGTACTCCCCGTTCGAACCACGGCCGTCGTGGCGCTTTCGTTCATTTTCAATAGCGCATATGACAGCCACGTTTAGTTGACATTTCCAAACTAACAATTCAGATTGCTTGACTGTCAC
It includes:
- a CDS encoding phytoene/squalene synthase family protein; this encodes MSRHADARPPATDDDLDWCHDAVQGVSRTFALTVDVLDEPMASHICIGYLLCRIADTVEDSSSIASDEQARLLRLYDCALDPDDDTNVEEFVTAVQPHLPPEDEQSDDWMVVANTTRVFRTFEALPTDVREAVTPPVRELVSGMAMFVERYSKTGGLRIQSREELEEYCYYAAGTVGNLITNLVTRGNVDSERRSLLYDTAEEFGLLLQLVNIAKDVHDDYTSENNVYLPAEWLEDVGVPQEEVINPEHNDQTASVVQRTATHAKSFLDDAQTYLETVPLREGNTLAAWAIPFLLAVGTLRELVANPEHAVTGEGVKVSRQEVFAVVTAMNDAGSDSLAEMREVISRQPFHRAATNAD
- a CDS encoding 30S ribosomal protein S3ae; protein product: MSERSVSKQKRGKRWYTVIAPENFDRKELGATFADEPEKVYGRTVESTLGELNNDQGANNVKLTFKVNDVGGDSAYTEFVQQELTRDYLRSLVRRGASKVEANVTAVTKDDHRVQLQPVAFTTKKADRSQEHEIRRIMIDLTQEAITGHTYDSLTESVVEGRLSSAIYGDAKQIYPLRRVEVKKFSLEARPEEIEAEEEAAVSVDEEDVAVDVDEDEA
- a CDS encoding acyl-CoA dehydrogenase; this encodes MDFALTAEQKQIKDMVSEFVDEEVKPRAAEIDETDEFPADLVREMGELGLMGMPFPEKYGGAGLDYHSYAIGLEEISRGSGGLGTIVAAHTSLAGNMLYEFGNEDQKQTYLTPVNEGTDIGAFALSEPGAGSDVPAMETTAVKDGDEYVVNGGKLWISNGSVADTVIVFAKTDPDAGNKGISSFVVRPEEDDGFIVEGTEHKLGDKGCPTAELRFDDMRIPADRLLGDEGDGFVQALKTLNGGRITIAARSIGIARAALDDAVKYAGEREQFDQPIGDFQAIKHKLADMDTKVQAAKLLMHKAADLKIRDETFIKEAAQAKLYASEISREVANEGIQIHGGYGYTKDFAAERYYRDAKLNEIYEGTSEILRNTIGDWLQK
- a CDS encoding KEOPS complex subunit Pcc1, producing the protein MTRRATLRTTHDDPSVVAAALTPDNTDSMHTTVEGDELVTTIERDSTGGLHSTVDDYVVNVTVAQTVIEATRTHTDTNHE
- a CDS encoding protein sorting system archaetidylserine synthase (This PssA-like phosphatidyltransferase, along with a PssD-like decarboxylase, is required in Haloarchaea for the archaeosortase ArtA to replace the PGF-CTERM sorting signal with a C-terminal lipid anchor.) — its product is MKPRFVGRLGPADVVTAGNAALGFVAAVLTAIDVRLAAKAILLAAMADGLDGVIARRYGGTDAGPYLDSLADVASFGVAPALLVVSVVREMWGFDRLRVVAGVAVAALFVAAAVIRLALYTAYDSGSDETVGVPTTLAATILSAGVLVGFVDPMLLVVLSAVMAALMLSDVTYPDLHAQDALVMGVVQGLAIVLSGNLGEGFAFGLLFLALGYLFLGPRFYWG
- a CDS encoding 30S ribosomal protein S15, encoding MARMHTRRRGSSSSDKPVADEAPEWSDVDAADIEARVVELAEQGNDPSQIGLALRDEGVKGVPIPDVKLATGKKVTTILEENDAASDLPEDLRNLMERAVRLREHMEENQQDKSNRRALQNTESKIRRLVSYYQGNKLDEDFTYSYDVAVELLEK
- a CDS encoding DUF7111 family protein, whose product is MSEQEATADGITARYYVTDSERVLEFDREGRTAAVAQNIDGYAMLKVRPTVDGDELERYYGFDMALDHAAELLDVSPHDLPIPEDAADMGM
- a CDS encoding cytochrome c oxidase subunit 3, with protein sequence MSTEEAHDDHGHHLPAVQDWPRGFGEASWWPFVTAVGGAGIYTGAGLYVMGQDGIVGQMLGPAVFIGSIFLFLAGIYGWLYHAFVSHFWSRDASQKSASKLRWGMIAFLGSELATFGALFTYYFFIRAGTWPPQELPHLTGSLVIANTALLIASSFTLHWAHVAIRNENRRNFILGLAVTLLLGVIFIGGQVYEYYEFIVHTDFTITTGIFGSAFYGLTGLHGLHVSLGAALLGIVFVRALRGQYSAERHVSVSTASMYWHFVDAVWIFLVVVLYVGAEVGA
- a CDS encoding cupredoxin domain-containing protein; protein product: MRDDGSSDGRQTRRRFLAATGTVVTASLSGCSTSLASGDDFDVGMTATAFDPPTVTVEVGDEVVWRNTSSRGHTVTAYEGTLPEGAEFFASGGFEDEETARNAYSNSLGGLIKGRETYSHTFEVAGEYEYLCIPHEQQGMVGTIVVEE